From a single Lolium rigidum isolate FL_2022 chromosome 7, APGP_CSIRO_Lrig_0.1, whole genome shotgun sequence genomic region:
- the LOC124675193 gene encoding protein disulfide isomerase-like 5-4 produces MISSSKLKSVDFYRKIPRDLTEASLSGAGLSIVAALAMVFLFGMELSTYLAINTTTSVIVDRSSDGDFLRIDFNMSFPALSCEFASVDVSDVLGTNRLNITKTVRKYSIDRNLVPTGSEFHSGPIPTVSKHGDDVEEYHGDGAVALSSHNFDSYSHQYPILVVNFYAPWCYWSNRLKPSWEKTANIIRERYDPEMDGRILLGNVDCTKELELCKRHHIQGYPSIRIFRKGSDMKETQGHHDHDSYYGERDTESLVAAMETYVANIPKDAHVLALEDKSNKTVDPAKRPAPMTSGCRIEGFVRVKKVPGSVVISARSGSHSFDPSQINVSHYVTQFSFGKMLSPKMFSELKRLLPYVGGHHDRLAGQSYIVKHGDINANVTIEHYLQIVKTELVTLKSSKELKVLEEYEYTAHSSLVHSFYVPVVKFHFEPSPMQVLVTELPKSFSHFLTNVCAIIGGVFTVAGILDSILHNTLRFVKKIELGKDI; encoded by the exons ATGATCTCCTCCAGCAAGCTCAAGTCCGTCGACTTCTACAG GAAAATCCCCAGGGATTTGACAGAGGCATCACTATCTGGGGCTGGCTTATCCATTGTTGCGGCACTAGCAATGGTGTTTCTGTTTGGAATG GAGTTGAGTACTTACTTAGCTATCAATACCACCACATCTGTAATTGTTGATAGGAGTTCAGATGGGGATTTCTTACGGATTGATTTTAACATGAG CTTTCCTGCGCTTTCATGTGAATTTGCATCAGTTGACGTCAGTGATGTGCTGGGaaca AATAGATTAAACATAACGAAAACTGTCCGCAAGTATTCAATTGATCGAAATTTAGTACCAACTGGATCTGAGTTCCACTCAGGACCTATACCCACTGTCAGCAAGCATGGAGATGATGTTGAAGAGTACCATGGTGATGGTGCAGTTGCCTTGTCCTCTCACAATTTTGATAGCTATTCGCACCA GTATCCCATTTTGGTAGTCAACTTTTATGCCCCCTGGTGTTACTGGAGCAATCGATTG AAACCTTCATGGGAAAAGACTGCGAATATAATAAGAGAGAG ATATGACCCTGAAATGGATGGTAGAATTCTTCTCGGCAACGTTGACTGCACCAAGGAACTTGAACTGTGTAAGAG GCACCATATACAAGGTTACCCATCAATTCGCATTTTCCGCAAAGGGAGTGATATGAA AGAAACCCAGGGTCATCATGATCATGATTCGTACTATGGGGAGCGTGATACTGAAAGTTTAGTCGCG GCAATGGAAACTTATGTTGCAAACATTCCAAAAGATGCCCATGTGCTTGCTTTGGAAGACAAATCCAACAAGACTGTTGATCCTGCAAAGCGTCCTGCTCCAATGACTAGCGGATGCAGAATAGAAGGTTTCGTGAGGGTCAAAAAG GTTCCTGGGAGTGTTGTAATATCAGCTCGATCTGGTTCACACTCATTTGATCCATCTCAGATAAATGTTTCCCACTACGTGACACAGTTCTCATTTGGCAAAATGCTCTCACCAAAGATGTTTAGTGAACTGAAAAGACTACTTCCCTATGTTGGCGGACACCATGATAGATTAGCTGGTCAGTCTTACATTGTTAAGCACGGTGATATCAATGCAAATGTTACT ATTGAGCATTACCTACAAATCGTAAAGACAGAGCTGGTTACACTGAAATCCTCGAAGGAGTTGAAAGTGCTTGAAGAATATGAATACACAGCACACAGCAGCTTGGTCCACAGCTTCTATGTTCCTGTGGTAAAATTCCATTTTGAGCCTTCTCCCATGCAG GTCCTGGTGACTGAACTTCCCAAATCCTTCTCCCACTTCCTCACAAATGTCTGTGCTATTATTGGTGGAGTTTTCACG GTCGCTGGAATACTTGACTCCATCTTGCACAACACCCTACGGTTTGTGAAGAAGATTGAGCTAGGAAAGGACATTTGA